The genomic stretch TTTTATTCTTGCACTGATCACATTTCTCTTCTATCCAACTGTTTATGTTGCTCAATTTTAGCCTTTAGAGGCCCCTGTTCTAATACTCATGTGGTACAACTAATGTCTTTGGTAATGTCCAAGTTATGATTATGCCATTTGTGTCTGATACAATCAGCTTCTCATTATGAATCCTTGAGTAACTTAATGGTACATGTTCAATCAAGAACCTTTCATTATTTTATATTTCTCATTTTGTGCACCTCTAAATTTTTGCAAcagcaaagcaagattttgtcaGCGGAAGCAAAAGATGCTGCGGATAGAATATGCCGGCGGTTACAAATGGGTTCTAAGCTTAGTGAAATAATTGAGAGTAAAGAAGATGCTTGTGCATTGTTTGATCTTTACAAAAATGAGCAATATCTGCTTATGGATTACAAGGGAAAATTTTGTGTAAGTTCATCTTGAAGCAAGTATATTCCAATTATCAGTTTTGTGTTGTTACCCATTAATAAGTTAACAACATTTTATCTTTTTACAGATTGTACTTAAAGAGGGATCTTCTCCAGAAGACATGCTCAAATCTTTGTTCCATGTTAACTATCTGTATTGGCTGGAAAGGTATATGGGTTTCAAACCAAGTAATGTTGCCTCAGAGTGTAGACCTGGTGGAAGGCTTGAAGTATCCCTGGATTATGCTCAGAGAGAATTCAGCCATGTCAAACATGATGGTTCTGATGGTGGCTGGGTTATGGATGGTCTGATTGCAAGGCCCTTGCCCGTTAGAATACGAATAGGAGATGGTGCTCCTTAGGACTTTGCTCTATTAACTGTCCTCAGAGCTACATCCCTTGGAAATGTACAGTTTACTTATTATCTGATCAAGTTTAGGGAGAGTAATATTTTACCAACAGTCCTCAAATAACCTGGTGCTCGCCTGCAGTTTTTACCCTCATAGTGGGATGGAACTGGCTACATCTCTGGTATAGATTTTCTTGGGGATGGGATTCTTTGTAGTtggttttgacttttgaagCCTGTACTAGTGCAGTAGTGCTCACAAGATCTCAGGCTGTCATAGAGATTCAAGACAGTAGATTAAGGATTTCTAGATTTGTCAATGCTCAGTATGCCCACCTTGTGTGCTTGAGATCGATTTTACTGGCAATACTTGTCTGGTTAGCAATATTTCTATAAAATTAACATTCCATAATGTTTATTTTTTAAGGCATCATTCCATAATGTTAGTGCAACATGTGTGAGAATGTAAAACTTGTAATGTGCTGAGTTATGTTCTACTGTCTTGAATCATGGCCCGGCAGCTATTCATAGCTTTTCCATAACCTGCCTTGTACAACATGAAGACAGCTAAGTTTGCTTTCTTCAAGCCATGTGTCTATGATGGTTCCGCAAAACTCATGCCGTGCAGTGAAGTTTTTCTGTTCCAATTTGCTTTCTCAGTTGTTTCTGTTGTATCCACTGTCTTTCAGTTGTACTCCAGGGCTTTACAAATTGGAGTTAGTTGTCCTCCACTTGCATAATCTTATGGTAAAAAACAACTGGTTTGCTTGGGACCATATGTGAGGATtggttttgaaatatatttgatttgattctctctctttttttttgagggaagaGTATATTTGATTCTTTAATCAGTTGTATTTCCGATGAAACGAGTGCTACAAAATCTGCATGCCTATTGTCCATCAACTTTGCAATTGTACCCAGATAACAATAAAACAATACTTTTATTTTTAGGATAGGAAGGCACTGTATATGATACAAGCCCAAACCAGTTTTATAGGTACACATGATCACTTTGCTGAAGTATTACTTGTACAAGAAGCATTGTCAAGGTTAAGTGTTGGTCAAGAACATATGATACAAACTGGTTTGGGTTTGTATCATATACAGTGCCAACAGGTATTCCACGGCCAGATTCAGAGCCATGTTGAGAAGGCAAGTCATGGTCAGGCAGTACTGTGTGCCAGAAGCGTTCTGGCTCCTCTGCACTGCACTTTCCATCTCGTGCTGTGCCTATTGTTTTTTCACTTAAAACAGAACAAGTTTTTAACATATTTGTTCTTGAGATGAGAATCGGGTGTTGCAAGGATGGTGCCTAGAAGGGAAGACTGAAACAGAGCTAAAAAGATCTGTTAAAAACAATTCTAACAGTTGTAAATGGATATTATTTTGAAGTGAGTGATTATTATTAGCTTTTGGATTGGAATAAGGAATTTTCCTTGTCCAATTGAGAAATATATGAATACGCTACTCGGTAGTATTTGTTTCCAATGTCAAAGGAAGTTCATTTTAAGAAGAGGCTGAACGCTTAAAGGTGACAATTTTGTATCTTTTTCTTCCCGTAAGAATAAACCCATGGTTGGCATCTTTTGGAATTTGGACACAGGATTTTACTATTCGTAAGCGCATGCATGTAACTTTAAGTAGTTCCCGTGTACATCCAGGCGCCTTGTGAATATCACATCGATTGTAATTAAACGACATTTTACCTTGAGAATCCTAGTGACAAGACGTGCAAGTCTGTGCATTTGTTGCATGACAGCAGCTACAGTTCTGTTTCTTGTCAACTAGCCACGCAATGGCATGCTTAACTACCGAAACTCAACCGTCAGTTGCATACACTTCTACCGTTCTATGCTCAACCACTGCAGTCCTGGAGAAGTAGGTACAGCCTTACAGGACTGGGTATATGATCCCATACAATACAAAGAAATATATACATCAAAACCATGAACAATTTTTGGGCTTAAATACAAGTGCATGTACAAACTGGTAAGTAGCAATACATGAACACACTGAACAAGTACAATATCAGGCTGCGTTTTCTCAAGCCCTAAGATAACATACACATAAACCAACCACAACAAGTAGTAAGCAGCCAGTACCGGATAATCCGCTCTCTTGATATTTTCAATGAACACGAGCTACAATAATGACAACAAAAAGGAATTCGAAAGACGCAGCAGAGTTTCCAACTGGTGGTGAACCTGTCTATTGTGAACTTGCATTATGAAATTAAAATGCCTAGGGCAAAACAAGGCATTTGAAGCCATTTGAAGTCGAAGACACAAAGATCACAAAAGTCAAAAGCCTAGAtcatctgaagctttgattttgGTGGTAGGATGGTACAAGGCACTGATGAAAGCACGTTGAGTTGGATCAATATGTGCTAGTGGCTGCTGCAGAAGTACAATCAACTTGTTTATTGAACGGTGCCTTCAATTTCCATCCAATGTATCTCTTGGGGCAACACCAAGCTGAACTTCTGAACAGCTTCTTAAACAGAACTATTTTGTTTCTAAAAAATCTTTGCCCGCACAGCTGACACATAAGGACATCACTGTGCAGTCATTGCACCCAGGATTATTCAGgcttcaattttttttctctgCATAGCTGACACAAAACGGACATCATTgcaccaattgttgcatccacgATCATTCAAGCTTCAATTTTCTCACCAATAAAGATGGATTTTAGCTCCTTAGTGAAATGGTTATTCCAGTCAGAAAGAGAAGCAAATGGCAGTAAGCCATTCAAGGCTGGGATAAAAAACCCCAGCGCAGCATAAAAGATCCAGCGGCGAATCCAATACGGGAACCAGACAGACTCCTTGCTGTCAGATACAGATATAGGACCATGAAGAACACGGTACAAGACCGATGGATAACAATTTCCAAGTAAATGGATGGAACAAAGAACCTCCCAGCATATAAGCCACATGTTCCCATCGCCACCAAGTGTGTTGGTACAGAACCTTCCAGCAAAGCCACAAATAATTCCCAACAGTATGATGTTGAAAGTTACTGGCATACTTGATCCAGACACTGCAGAACGCTGGAATGCTAACCAAACAATTGCCAGAATCATTACTATGCCAAAGAACATCCGTGTTGCAGCTACTACATGACATCTCATGAAGAGCAACCCGGAATTGAAGTTTGACACTGAATTTGGCACCCACCATGATTTAGATCCCTGCATGAGAGACAAGAGAGAATCTTTCTGGTTACCACACAGTTTTGTTAAGATTGTATTCTTCATTGATTATTGATAGAGAAAGAAGAGATAGATGATGAGTGTACCCTTGAAGTGGCTGCACATGCTGCTGTAATATCAGTTATCCTTTGGTATGAATAAATATAAGTTCCGTACCCAAAACATACTGACATAATAATAACTGCACTAACAAGGAAATCTATGAGTGTCCTCATTATTTGTGCATGCCTCGTGTCCTGCATCTGAGTCTTGAATTTCTCCGTTTGGAAGGAAGCTTTCTGAAATCCCAAGGATAACTTAATCTTGTCTAACATGTGCGAGTAGGAGTTAAGTTCTAGTTGAGACTGTTTAAGTTGCAACTTTCTCATGCTAAGGCTTATCTCAAATTCCTTGAGCTCATTTGACCGAGTTTGTTCTTTCAAAGATCTTTCAAATGCATTAAGGATCCGCCGATTAGCTTCAGGAGAAGATATGCTATGAGTACGACGAGTCAGCTGCTGATTGCCACCAGCATACAGAACAAGCTGACTTTCCACTGAATTTGAAAGGTCCTGCTTGATTTCTTGCGTTGGATTTTGTGGACCATCAGTGCTCAACTTGCTTGCAGCATCAGAGTCTTCATGCTTAGAAGAACATTGAGGAACTGGACCTTGTCCATAGACAGGCATCTCATTAACAAGATGAAGCGTTGTTAATGTGCTGCTGAATGATTTCTCAAAGTTTCTCATAAAACTGTCTAACTTGTTACCATATATCTACAATGATGAGTGAAAGATATATTAGGAATAATATTAACAACTGAGCTGTGGGATGATAAAGGGAACTAGGCTTACATTTCTCAATGATTCCTTCACTGCCGATGTACAGATCTGCATCCAAAGTCCAGACTCAGTTTCAAACTACAAACAGTTTCGTGGTTTTGTAGAGTTTATTAGTCAAATTGTGGTACAATAACCTTGGAAAGAAGTGCAGGCTGTATTCTTTCGCCTGAAGGATTCTTCGTATTCACAACCTGCAATCAGCAAATGCAACTCATTGCCCTGAACAGAAACTTAGGTGCacaaaaaacatggcatgtgatGATGCTAACATGAAGTTGCATGTTGGTGAAATATAGGATTGTCTCTGGTGTTCTCATGTGAATGATGATGCCTCTGGATACACACTGAGGTGTGGGCAGACAATCATATGAAATGTAATCTCATGCTTAATTTCGGAATGGATAGCAATGTGCAATACAAGATGAACAAAACTCTTGTACGCCCCCACAGAAATGGAATAAAGTGACAATTTCCCTCCCCCAAAGGGTACTCCTCACTTGTATGGCTCTATCACCACTTCTCTGACCCCAAGCTGCCACATTTGACATGTGATGCACGATTGCTCGGAATAATTGCAATTTGCAACGACAAACGAAACGAAAATGATCCAGGGCGGCGGTATTTAGCATTGCGCGCCCGCCTCCTATCCTATCTGTGGACTAGCAACCAAGGCTACAGACTTACGTACAATTCGGTAGAACGGTGAAGGGTGAAATGCGGACATCAACACCGGTCGGCCCGTCGTTACCAACCCGCGCCAGAAATGGGGGAAGCTACAGAGAAAGGCCGAGGGAGTGGCAGTGGGTACACGCACCTGCGCGAGGACGGCCGCGAACGACATCCCGAGAGGCAGCGCGAGGTCGTCCTGCACCTGCGCGCCGGCGCCACCCTGACCCTCGCTCCCGCCCGCGGGCGTAGCGGCGGGGCCCGGCTCCTGCCGCCTtcgccgcagccgcagccggaGCCGGACACCCCTGCTGCGCCGAGCGGAGGAGGACCGGGAGGCAGAGGCGGATGCTGAGCCGCAGGCCGAGGAGGCGTCTCCCGACGCCTCCGACGAGGAGGGGTCGGCGGGTGCGGGTGGGTGGAGGCAGCCCGTGTCCATCTCGGCGGGGCCGGCGGGGCAGGGGACAGGGCGACCGTTCTGGGGTGTTCCTTTCTTCAGGCCAGGGCCAGGGACCCAGGGCTGCGCTGTCTGTGTGTGATTTGGTTCCGTTTTGACTTCGCTTTGGAAGGAGAGGGACGGACGGGGACGCCGTCGGAACGGGTGGGCGGAGTGTCCCAGTCGAAGCGCCCGTGGGAACGCGAGAAATGAAGTTATTATTACAGGAGGCGGGATTAGCCGTTTGAAGTGAAAATCCTGGGAAAGTTATTAATTCCATAATTTGTTTCGGAAAATTcgattttttattaaaaaatgaGTTTAGGGAGCCGACAGCCGAGGTCGGAGACTCTGGTCCGGAGCGGCGCAACGGCACGTCTGATTGCCGACGTGGGGCCCAGCGGCCCAGCAAAGGCCGGTCCGGGCCGTACTATTTTGAAGTCCAAATATAAGAAGGCTTGGGCTGTCAGCCCAGGACAGAACGTACTTTTCCGAAGCCCAAGATATAAGAAGGATTGAGCTGTCATGTAAAGAACGActtacaaaaaaaattacaatatcattttctaaaaaaaattacaatatcaTAGGGTAGGAAATATGGATAGGACATAGGAGGTGTGGGTATCGCGTTCCCATGTACCTCTCGCAAGCTAAGCGAAAATGTGCTTGTGCTAAcagctacatatatatagctGAATTTCCCACAAAAAAAAAGCTATATATAGCTGAAACAGCAGTTTGTTATGACATATTTTGGAGCACACAGTCGTGGAGCAATTTATTTTTTCAACCTTTTATAGCTAtatactattttaaaataacatGTAAGAATAGAACTAGCCTTTTGGTTGTGTCAGACTGCCATGCATAGAAAAAATTATAATGTCATATGCATTGGGCACAACTGCACAAAGGCATGGTATGCTAAAGCTCTACCCCTCaatcaaaaaataataaaattctAGCACAGTACCTAGTATCTGGATTTTGAAtagctatatatataaaaacactaatatttattatatcaaatacttcctccatcccaaaagCATTCAAAGTTTATCATAAAATTGTTATCATTCTTACTTTCCaatgcatatttattttttcataATACACCCTTTTTTTCAATACATCtctatcttttatttctctctatctctcttcttttttgtgCATTATAACTTTTCATTGTTTCTTAATTTCCATATTTATATGCTTTTGTAATGGAGGGAGCAAGTGTTATCATTAGATTTATTTATGAATTATATTTGTACGGTATATCTATTTGGTGTTAGACGTTGTTATCGTATCTATGTATTTAGTCAAATTTTAGATATTtcaactatagatgcacctatAATCTTGTTTTTCAGAACACACCTagaattataattttttttaggaCAGACATACTCCCTTTGTCCCAAAATAAACGTATGCCTCACGTTTCGAgaagttattttttttaaagtcTTACTAGTTATATAAAAGATCATATTAATATTTGTATTTTGAAATAAGCTtgctatgaaaatatattatatgaCCAATGTAGTGATGCTTATTATTACACACTATAGATATCAGtacttttgtatatatatttggttaaaCATAAAAAAAAGCTTAACTCTTTGATAAacgataaaagttgtgtgtatTTTGGGGCCGACGATGAagtaatatatttttatttcatgCTGCCGGCGCGTATTTTGCTACACCGCCTTTTCAGTTTTTACGCATTTTCTCTGTAGTAGTATATGACAACAATTCCTAGGATTCAGGAGCACGACTCCACGAGCACCTTCACCGGTAGCTCACTGGATCCAACATCCATCACACCTCAAGCGCGCAGGTCCATACATGCACCTGGCCGGGTATGATGCATGAGTGGATCCGAGTGTGGAGTGCATCGCTGGACGCTTGAGCTTGGATCTAGCAGCTCAAGCGTCCAGCGATGCACTCCACACTCGGATCCACTCATGCATCATACCCGGCCAGGTGCATGTATGGACCTGCGCGCTTGAGGTGCGATGGATGTTGGATCCAGTGAGCTACCGGTGAAGGTGCTCGTTATGCGTTTAAACATTGTTCCGTCCGGCGGCATCTAGCTAGgagtactcctacagactattaaagttgggccttgtttagttccaaataattttgcaaaataggaatagtagcattttcgtttgtatttgacaaatattgtccaatcatgaactaattagactcaaaagattcgtctcgttaatttcgaccaaactgtgaaattagtttttattttcgtctatatttaatacttcatgcatgcgtctaaagatttgatgtgacggagaatctaaaaaattttgcaaaactttttgggaactaaacaaggccttggttggTGCGATGATGTTGGATCCAGTGAGCTACCGGTGAAGGTGCTCGTTATGCGTTTAAACATTGTTCCGTCCGGCGGCATCTAGCTAGgagtactcctacagactattaaagttgggccttgtttagttccaaataattttacaaaataggaatagtagcattttcgtttgtatttgacaaatattgtccaatcatgaactaattagactcaaaagattcgtctcgttaatttcgaccaaactgtgaaattagtttttattttcgtctatatttaatacttcatgcatgcgtctaaagatttgatgtgacggagaatctaaaaaattttgcaaaactttttgggaactaaacaaggccttggttggTGCGATGATGTTGGATCCAGTGAGCTACCGGTGAAGGTGCTCGTTATGCGTTTAAACATTGTTCCGTCCGGCGGCATCtatactcctacagactattaAAGTTGGTTGGCGTTTGCTGCTTTATTAATGCATGCATCAAGCATGGGGCCATCAACGGTAGTGTCACTTGACTCAATGACCAAACACCAAAGCATGCCTGGTTAATTTCAGTTAATAAGAGGGCCTTCAAAGGCAGTCTCACTCAGGACAGTGTTTTTATGTCACTGTTTTCGGATTAGCTAAAAAGTTATGACTAAAAGTATTATTCGCTGATTTGTACTGAGATAAAAATATTGTAGAATGACTGATAAATTTGGCTGGATGCATATGCATAAACACGTGTCACGAATCCATATTGGATGCACATGGTTACTCCATAGAGTGGCCTTTGTTAACGCGCGGCTGTTGTGTCACAGATTTATAAGCTAGCTATAGTATTTTAATTCTTCTATGGTATTATTGTAAGCAAATATGTCGTATGAAGTTGTTAACTAGGAAACTGAGGCCCGCCTTAAGTTCCAGTGTTCATTCACGAATAATGAATTAATATCTTGAGCAAAAAGATAATAACAATGTTAGGCCAAAGTGTTGGGTGAAACTAAAATCGAACTAGCATAATACTGTACAGTAATTCAGTTGTTTCcttttaaatataaataaaatcaaGCCTGAGTGCCACAACTCTATGGAGCACTCCATCTGTTCTTTTATATTTGTCGTCACGTCGACCAAACTTTCTCATTTTTAACTAAGTTTATATAAAAGATTaacaatatttgtatctctaaataaatttacataaaaatagaTTCAGTGATCTCTAATTATATATACTAATTACGTGtcacaaatattaatattttttatatatttaatcaaagttAATTACGTCAAATGAAATGATCAGTGCCCGGCAGTTCCATACCACACTTTCACGGCACCACTTCCTCCGAACAAAACGTatcctaaaaaaagaaaaaatcctTTGGATTCTGTCTCTCTTAGCTTAAATATCCTCGACTTGACAGTGTTTGCATTTTCTTGTTTTTTCTCTAAGATTTGATGATGTTGTTATTTTAGTAGTATAAGCGACATGCCCTTTGACAATGAGGCGTCCATGGTAGATTTCTATCAATTTCAAAATTTGTTGGACTCTAGCTCAATGTTTTCGAAATGCTCGTAGAGGTAAAGTGTTTATATGTATGTTCACGTGAGCCTGCATCTTTAACGTGATTTGAAAGAAGAAAAAACCTTCGTCATGTGGCTCATCATCAGGGTTCAAGTACTACCTTGCTTTAGTTTTGATTGTTGTGGAGGTTAATGACTAATTTAGAGGTGTTAACATGTCTTTCTAAAAACTTGCAAAGTTAGAAATGTTAATTTAGTAGCAAGCACACACCCCAAACTCTTCCCTCTCCATGTGGCTAGCTGGGCTGGAGGCTGCCTGCCTGCCTATATAAGGATGGGTTGCTCGGCCACTTGTCACACCCACTCCATCACCAGTTCACCACTCGTCCGCTTCACCAACCTATAGAGTTTATGCCCCGTCTTGCTCTTCAGCTCTGGTTAGTCATTAAGAGTCTGTTTAGATCTCAAATTTTTACATCTCAAAACTTTTGGCTCTAAAGTTTACATTTCAAATAGGTGTTTTGATGCTTTCCAAATTTTTCTGGTCTGCAACACACAAGACACGGCCCCCTAAGCAAGTTTACACAGTTTGAGGGCTCCAAGGTCCAAAATTCCAAATCTTTACAACCTAAGTGTTACAGGCCCTCTTTAGATCCATTCTTCTAAAAAGTGCCCATTTTTCCAAAAGTTTTGGCTGTTTAGCTGCATCTGGCGTAATTATCCTGTTATTTTATTCCTCTATGATGATGTAGGAGCATATATTACTGCACAAGTCCTTGTTAATTAATTTGAGACAGTCAGGTATTAGAGGGTAGTAGTAGAACAACAAGTGGCCAAGTGGGTGATCATAAGTCAGTTGTTTTTTTCTTGAAAATGCTGTTGTTATCACTGATCGAATGGTTAATGTGCCGTATTGTAGTGCTTGCAAGGTTTGTAGCTAGGCCGACATGGAGGAACACCGGTCACCAGCTCACGCCAAGCCCGAGGCCGAGCAGCCACCGCAGCAGCAGGTGCCGGCGGCGATGGCGGTGGCAGTGGCAGTGGACGTCGCTGCTCCAGCAGCGCTACAGAATAGTACTGCGGCTCCTGCTGAGAACGGGGACGTCGCTGCTGCGGGCGCGGCAGAGAATGGTACTGCGGCTTCCGCTGCGAACGGGGACGGCGGCGGCTCGGAGCTGCTCGGCGGTCCACGCTGGACGGGGCTGCACCTTTTCGTGATGAACATCCGGAGCGTGTTCAAGCTGGACGAGCTCGGCGCGGAGGTGCTGGGCATCGCGGTGCCGGCGTCGCTGGCGCTGACGGCCGACCCGCTCGCCTCGCTGATCGACACGGCCTTCATCGGCCGGCTGGGGTCCGTGGAGATCGCGGCCGTGGGCGTCGCCATCGCGGTGTTCAACCAGGTCATGAAGGTGTGCATCTACCCGCTCGTCAGCGTCACCACGTCGTTCGTCGCGGAGGAGGACGCCGTGCTCAGCAAAGGCGGCGCCAAGGTCATCGACaacggagaagaagaagaagaattagaAGCGGGACAAGTTGGCCCGGAGAAGCACACTGCCGCTGCCGGCGCGGACCcggagaagcagcagcagccagctgATGAAGAAGCCGCCAAGAACGGCGGCGAGGGATGCGCCCCTGCCGTCGTCGCCGGCCGGAGTAGCGGCAAGAAATCAGGGAACAGGAGGTTCGTGCCGTCCGTGACGTCGGCACTGATCGTGGGCGCGCTCCTGGGGCTGTTCCAGACCGTCTTCCTCGTCGCCGCCGGGAAGCCGCTGCTGCGCCTCATGGGCGTCAAGCCGGTAAGTTACTGTGCCTGTGCGTGCCCGCACCGCATGCAACGGTGAACTAGATTCGTCGGTGCAACGACGAACAATTGCTTATACAATTTACTGGTGATATTCGAATGATTTCCCAGGGTTCGCCCATGGTGATGCCCGCGCTGCGCTACCTGACGCTGCGCGCGCTTGGCGCCCCGGCCGTGCTGCTGTCTCTCGCCATGCAAGGAGTCTTCCGTGGGTTCAAGGACGCCAAGACGCCCTTATACGCCATCGGTAACcaataatgctccatacatgatACATACAATGCGGCCATATATGTCAACCAGGCAAACCAGCATGGTTTTTTCGGTAAAGTTTATTTTGCCCTTGAGGGCATGTGTCCTTACTCTCTCATccattggattcgctttgagaaatgtgcaaacacacatctcaaagcgAAACTACTTTGATATGtatgtttgcacacttctcaaaacGAATCTAATGGGTGGGAGAGTGAGAGTATCTGCCCTTAAGGGAAAAAAAACACCCACGCACGTTTGATCTGAGCTGTGTTACGAATGAATGCATGCAGTGGCCGGCGACGCGGCGAACATTGTGCTGGATCCGATCCTGATATTTGGCTGCCGCCTGGGCGTGATCGGCGCAGCCATTGCCCATGTTCTTTCCCAGTATAAGACCATGACCACCCATCTCCTTCTTGTCAGCAATTCAGCATTGGCCGCAACAACTGACAATGGCGAAATTAAACCGCACGTACGCAGGTACCTGATAACGCTGATAATGCTGAGCAAGCTGGTGAGGAAGGTCGATGTCGTCCCGCCCAGCCTGAAATGCCTCAAATTCCGGCGCTTCCTCGGATGCGGTCAGTAGTCGATCAGTAGGATTTGGATCCATTAACAAGACGAGATGATGACGAGGTTATAATATTGACCCTGTATATGTGTGTATAGGATTCCTTCTGCTGGCACGGGTGGTGGCCGTGACGTTCTGCGTGACGCTGGCGGCGTCGCTGGCTGCTCGCCACGGGCCGACCGCCATGGCCGCCTTCCAGATCTGCACCCAGGTCTGGCTGGCCACGTCCCTCCTCGCCGACGGGCTCGCCGTCGCCGGCCAGGCCATGATCGCGAGCGCCTTCGCCAAGGAGGACCGCTACAAGgtggccgccaccgccgcgcgcGTCCTGCAGCTCGGCGTCGTCCTGGGCGCCGCCCTCACGGCGCTCCTCGGACTCGGGCTGCAGTTCGGAGCCGGCGTCTTCACCAGCGACGCCGCCGTCATCAAGACCATCCGGAAGGGCGTTCCGTTCGTCGCCGGCACGCAGACGCTCAACACGCTAGCCTTCGTCTTCGACGGCATCAACTTCGGCGCGTCGGACTACGCCTTCTCTGCCTACTCCATGATCGGCGTGGCGGCTGTCAGCATCCCGTCGCTCATCTTCCTCTCGTCGCACGGCGGCTTCGTCGGCATCTGGGTAGCCCTCACCATCTACATGGGCGTCAGGGCCCTTGCCAGCACCTGGAGGATGGCAGCAGCCCAGGGGCCATGGAAGTTTCTTCGGCAGTGAGCATATACGTACAGTCTCGTGTCGATCGTACTTTACCTTGATTTTAGTTTTATTTCTTATTTGTAACCGAAGGATACTGGCTACTTGCAAAGCCTAAATGTTCTAATGTAACTAGAAACAAATAGTCatgatgaaaacaatatggttaGCATTTCTAGCAACGCTATTTACACGAGTCAtcttgtttgattttttttaataaataattttaagAAAGAAGTGAGTATATGAGTTACACAATAACACGCACAACCCAAACGACCCTAGTACGTAGAGATTGGAATGAATCCAAGAATAGACTTACACACAAGACCAGCTGGTGCCGTCACATGCGTCTGATCGAAAACAAGATTaatcaaaagaaagaaaaaacaccGAAGCCAGCAAT from Sorghum bicolor cultivar BTx623 chromosome 3, Sorghum_bicolor_NCBIv3, whole genome shotgun sequence encodes the following:
- the LOC8079788 gene encoding protein CPR-5 gives rise to the protein MDTGCLHPPAPADPSSSEASGDASSACGSASASASRSSSARRSRGVRLRLRLRRRRQEPGPAATPAGGSEGQGGAGAQVQDDLALPLGMSFAAVLAQVVNTKNPSGERIQPALLSKICTSAVKESLRNIYGNKLDSFMRNFEKSFSSTLTTLHLVNEMPVYGQGPVPQCSSKHEDSDAASKLSTDGPQNPTQEIKQDLSNSVESQLVLYAGGNQQLTRRTHSISSPEANRRILNAFERSLKEQTRSNELKEFEISLSMRKLQLKQSQLELNSYSHMLDKIKLSLGFQKASFQTEKFKTQMQDTRHAQIMRTLIDFLVSAVIIMSVCFGYGTYIYSYQRITDITAACAATSRGSKSWWVPNSVSNFNSGLLFMRCHVVAATRMFFGIVMILAIVWLAFQRSAVSGSSMPVTFNIILLGIICGFAGRFCTNTLGGDGNMWLICWEVLCSIHLLGNCYPSVLYRVLHGPISVSDSKESVWFPYWIRRWIFYAALGFFIPALNGLLPFASLSDWNNHFTKELKSIFIGEKIEA
- the LOC8059362 gene encoding protein DETOXIFICATION 42, whose product is MEEHRSPAHAKPEAEQPPQQQVPAAMAVAVAVDVAAPAALQNSTAAPAENGDVAAAGAAENGTAASAANGDGGGSELLGGPRWTGLHLFVMNIRSVFKLDELGAEVLGIAVPASLALTADPLASLIDTAFIGRLGSVEIAAVGVAIAVFNQVMKVCIYPLVSVTTSFVAEEDAVLSKGGAKVIDNGEEEEELEAGQVGPEKHTAAAGADPEKQQQPADEEAAKNGGEGCAPAVVAGRSSGKKSGNRRFVPSVTSALIVGALLGLFQTVFLVAAGKPLLRLMGVKPGSPMVMPALRYLTLRALGAPAVLLSLAMQGVFRGFKDAKTPLYAIVAGDAANIVLDPILIFGCRLGVIGAAIAHVLSQYLITLIMLSKLVRKVDVVPPSLKCLKFRRFLGCGFLLLARVVAVTFCVTLAASLAARHGPTAMAAFQICTQVWLATSLLADGLAVAGQAMIASAFAKEDRYKVAATAARVLQLGVVLGAALTALLGLGLQFGAGVFTSDAAVIKTIRKGVPFVAGTQTLNTLAFVFDGINFGASDYAFSAYSMIGVAAVSIPSLIFLSSHGGFVGIWVALTIYMGVRALASTWRMAAAQGPWKFLRQ